From the genome of Vicia villosa cultivar HV-30 ecotype Madison, WI linkage group LG2, Vvil1.0, whole genome shotgun sequence, one region includes:
- the LOC131647914 gene encoding fatty acyl-CoA reductase 3-like has protein sequence MEFGSILHFLEGRTILVTGATGFLAKIFVEKILRVQPNVKKLYLLLRAKDSESAAQRFRAEIIGKDLFKLVKENQGSNFNSFVSEKLTLVPGDISQEGLNLKKSILEEEICNQTDVIVNLAATTKFDERYDVALGINTLGVKHVLSFAKKCVNLKVLVHVSTAYVCGERGGLILEDPHPFGVSLNGVQGLDINMEKKLVEEKLNHLQTKGATEHDIEMAMKNLGIERAIEHGWPNTYVFTKAMGEMLVETYKENMSVVIVRPTIVTSTYREPFPGWVEGLRTIDSIVAAYGKGKLTSFMADLDAVFDVIPADMVVNAMLVAMVAHANQPSDRTIYHVGSSVRNPITYRSFRDFNYRYFTAKPWINKEGKVIKVGKITMFSSIASFKRYMFVRYLLPLKGLELANSILCQYFHGIYHELNRKISTVMRLIDLYLPYLFFNGIFDDMNTEKLILAAKQGGVETNMFYFDPKIIDWDDYFMNIHFPGIFKYAFK, from the exons ATGGAATTTGGAAGCATATTGCACTTTCTTGAGGGAAGAACAATTTTAGTCACTGGTGCCACTGGATTTCTTGCAAAAA TTTTTGTGGAAAAGATATTGAGAGTTCAACCAAATGTGAAGAAACTTTATCTTCTTCTAAGAGCTAAGGATTCTGAATCTGCTGCTCAACGCTTCCGCGCTGAG ATCATAGGAAAGGACTTGTTTAAGTTGGTGAAGGAAAATCAAGGTTCAAATTTCAACTCTTTTGTGTCTGAAAAATTGACTCTTGTGCCTGGAGACATTTCTCAAGAAGGTTTGAATTTGAAGAAATCCATTCTAGAAGAAGAGATTTGCAATCAAACTGATGTTATAGTTAACTTAGCTGCTACAACTAAATTTGATGAAAG GTACGATGTTGCTTTGGGTATAAACACATTAGGAGTCAAACATGTTTTGAGCTTTGCCAAAAAATGTGTTAATCTAAAGGTGCTTGTACACGTGTCAACAG CTTATGTGTGTGGTGAGAGAGGAGGACTCATATTAGAGGATCCTCATCCCTTTGGAGTGTCACTAAATGGAGTGCAAGGACTAGACATTAATATGGAAAAGAAATTGGTGGAGGAGAAATTGAATCACCTCCAAACAAAGGGAGCAACAGAACATGATATTGAAATGGCCATGAAGAATTTGGGTATTGAAAG AGCAATTGAACATGGATGGCCAAACACATATGTGTTTACAAAAGCAATGGGAGAAATGCTTGTTGAAACCTATAAAGAAAACATGTCTGTTGTTATTGTTCGTCCCACTATTGTTACTAGCACTTATAGAGAACCTTTTCCTGGTTGGGTTGAAGGCTTAAG AACCATAGATAGCATAGTTGCTGCTTATGGTAAAGGAAAACTAACAAGCTTCATGGCAGATCTCGATGCAGTTTTCGACGTG ATACCAGCTGATATGGTGGTGAATGCAATGCTAGTAGCTATGGTGGCTCATGCAAATCAACCTAGTGATCGTACCATATATCACGTAGGTTCCTCCGTTAGGAATCCGATTACATATCGTAGTTTCAGAGATTTTAATTATCGATATTTCACGGCTAAGCCGTGGATAAACAAGGAAGGAAAAGTTATTAAGGTTGGGAAAATCACTATGTTTAGCAGCATTGCTAGCTTCAAGAGATATATGTTTGTACGTTACTTGCTTCCTTTAAAG GGACTAGAGTTGGCAAATTCAATTTTATGCCAATATTTTCATGGAATATATCATGAACTTAACAGGAAAATCAGTACTGTTATGCGGTTGATCGATCTTTATCTTCCTTACCTCTTCTTCAATGGAAT ATTTGATGATATGAATACAGAAAAGTTGATATTAGCTGCAAAACAAGGAGGTGTAGAAACAAATATGTTTTACTTTGATCCTAAGATAATTGATTGGGATGACTACTTCATGAATATCCATTTTCCTGGTATCTTCAAGTATGCATTCAAGTGA